A genomic stretch from Niallia sp. XMNu-256 includes:
- a CDS encoding GntR family transcriptional regulator, producing MVLDKIEKYTIVQSVTKNLRKAILNGLLKKGDRLVQEEWAERLNVSRMPIRAALTQLQNEGLVKLVPHKGAIVTPITHEDIEEIYHTRSLLEGLAVEKSHPFLTKEDRNQLGNILIQMEKLEISDETNDLYIQLNAHFHETLRKGCPWPRVQKMVETLGISPIAPNLLIDYYAETQREHRRIYEAVLRGDPAEVRVAVEYHILRTKNNLITYMELIISGNAE from the coding sequence TTGGTACTTGATAAAATCGAAAAATATACGATTGTACAATCGGTGACGAAAAATCTAAGAAAAGCAATTCTGAATGGATTATTAAAAAAAGGAGACCGTCTTGTTCAAGAAGAATGGGCGGAAAGGTTAAATGTCAGCCGAATGCCCATTCGTGCTGCTCTAACACAGCTTCAAAATGAAGGGTTAGTAAAATTAGTTCCACATAAAGGGGCAATTGTGACACCGATTACGCATGAAGATATTGAAGAAATTTATCACACTCGATCCTTATTAGAAGGCTTAGCCGTTGAAAAATCACATCCCTTTTTAACAAAAGAGGATAGAAATCAATTAGGTAATATCCTCATCCAAATGGAAAAATTGGAGATTTCAGACGAGACCAATGATCTCTATATACAACTAAATGCTCACTTTCATGAAACACTGAGAAAAGGCTGTCCATGGCCAAGAGTTCAAAAAATGGTAGAGACACTTGGCATTTCCCCAATTGCACCTAATTTGCTAATTGATTATTATGCCGAAACACAAAGGGAACACAGAAGGATTTATGAAGCAGTTTTACGAGGGGATCCTGCTGAGGTTAGAGTAGCAGTAGAATATCATATTTTGCGGACAAAAAATAATTTAATTACTTATATGGAACTGATTATTAGCGGAAATGCGGAATAA